Within the Triticum aestivum cultivar Chinese Spring unplaced genomic scaffold, IWGSC CS RefSeq v2.1 scaffold180814, whole genome shotgun sequence genome, the region AAACTACAACATGCAGCGCAAATTACGACTTGCGGGATCGATCCATTATGAGGAGACGCTCGGCTACGTCTGTCATCCATGGTCTTTGATCCGCATCAAGGTGACATTCCACAGCAATACATGCCAAACTATCAAGAATCTCCAAATCTTCTGTTACCGCAATTTCCTCGTCAAATAATGGAGTTGTTTTCTTCTCTTTCTTGTAAGCTTCAAGGAAATTGTTTACTAAACTACCACCGTCGGAATGTGTAGCTTTCTTCCTACTAATAAGCTCCAAGATGACAACTCCAAAACTGTAGACATCACTTTTTTCTGTTAGTAGCCCTGTTTGTAGATATACCGGATCCATATAACTCATGTCACCAATGATAGATCCCGTGTGTTGTTTGTCTGTTGCAATCAACCTTGATATGCCGAAGTCTGAGATCTTTGGCACATATTTATCATCCAAAAGTATATTTGCTGGTTTAACATCGCCATGTAGAATCTTGGTATTGGTTTTCGAGTGCATATAAACCAGACCATCTGCTGATTCTGCAGCAATACTTAAACGCAGACCTAAGTTAAGGGGCACCTTGTTGTTGCCATGAAGAATGTCATCGAGGCTACCATTGCAGAGAAACTCATAGACTAGAATCGGGGCATCAACTTCTAGGCAACAACCTATGAGCCTAACAATGTTCTTGTGGATGACTTGAGATTGAATGATGACTTCATTTGCAAACTGTTCATTCTCTAGCACACTACCACTAATCGGCTTCTTCACTGCGACTGGTTCATTATCAAGAATGCCCTTGTAAACTTCGCCGAAGCCACCTTTTCCAAGAAAGTTGCTCCTCTTCAGAATTGGCTTGAGCTTCTCCTTCTCAAACAGTTTTATGAAATTTGCCTTCTCTAATGTACGCCCACCATTCTTCTCATAAAATTCTctagttttctttttctctttgtgAAGAAGAATAAGCAATGATATTACGGCAATGACAAAAACACCACCTATTCCACCTACATGGACACATAAATAAAAAGATTTCATATAACTGAATTTCTAATAAGTATTCTGTGTGCAGAAGAAATATAAGAAGGGAACAATTCTTCTGTTAACTTGCTTTGCTTTTTTCCACGATAGCATGTATTTTCTAGCTCAGGGGTACGTGGCTACACCCCAAGACCCAATATTGACTATCCAATGGTACATAGGGATTTGTGCCGAGTTTCCATGTTGGGAATTTGCCCACACGCTTGTTAATATCATTGATTTGTCATTAGTGTCAGACATGAGCATGAGCCCTTTTCAAAGACATCCGCATGGGAAACAAAACATTATCACAGATGATTTTGTGGACTGTCTGACTTTATTGGTGGTCGAGATCAAGGCAGCAGGTGCCGAAGATGCACAGGGCAGCATGGAGCTCGCTAGTGCAGCTCACCTGGTGGTCAGTGTGGAAGGAGCGGAACTCGCGGATTTTTGACCACAAGAACTCGACGGAAGAACAGGTGCTGGATCGAATCAAGAATGATCTCAATGACTGGACGGTGGCAGGCAAGCATAAGGTGGCCCTAATGATTCACAGACCTAGGGAACCAGATTAGTATCTGTGTTGTTGGTAGGCTAGTAATGGGGTTCAGACTGTAATTAGGTGGCTGGATACAAACTTTGTATACTGGGTAACTTGCTAGTAGCTATACCCCTGTAAAACTCTTCTCTAATTTCAATGAAATGCTGCATCATGCAGTCTTTTCGTCAAAAAAAAAGACTGAGTTCTGGGCCTCCAAAATTTTCGGCACCAGTTGACCATCGGTTTAGCTTGAGCACTGTTCTACATTGTCAA harbors:
- the LOC123177275 gene encoding wall-associated receptor kinase 1-like — its product is MKSFYLCVHVGGIGGVFVIAVISLLILLHKEKKKTREFYEKNGGRTLEKANFIKLFEKEKLKPILKRSNFLGKGGFGEVYKGILDNEPVAVKKPISGSVLENEQFANEVIIQSQVIHKNIVRLIGCCLEVDAPILVYEFLCNGSLDDILHGNNKVPLNLGLRLSIAAESADGLVYMHSKTNTKILHGDVKPANILLDDKYVPKISDFGISRLIATDKQHTGSIIGDMSYMDPVYLQTGLLTEKSDVYSFGVVILELISRKKATHSDGGSLVNNFLEAYKKEKKTTPLFDEEIAVTEDLEILDSLACIAVECHLDADQRPWMTDVAERLLIMDRSRKS